One stretch of Echeneis naucrates chromosome 11, fEcheNa1.1, whole genome shotgun sequence DNA includes these proteins:
- the trib1 gene encoding tribbles homolog 1 — protein MVNRSIRMNLQWGSPAPCIRAARVAHKRLDSDDQPPAKCARQSSEAGDTQGLLGTSPGSPAGPVSNPLPATHQGPSRIGSFLLLPLADRESMHSAMNTDTGDELLCKVFDMGVYQEKIRAYGILPAHRNVASIRDIILGECKAYVFLDKDFGDMHTLVKSCRRLDEEHACKLFRQAVLAVAHCHQAGIVLGDLKLRKFVFTDEKRTQVRLESLEDCRILEDPNNDSMSDTHGCPAYVSPEILSGSAPYSGKMADMWSLGVMLYTMLVGRYPFHDPDPATLFSKIRRGQCCLPEGLSPKAKCLLQSLLRKEPWERLTAAELLAHPWFHQPSLLQEAAMGEQEVNSAEQMVPSFDMREDDNLFC, from the exons ATGGTCAATCGGTCCATCAGGATGAACTTACAGTGGGGCAGCCCGGCTCCCTGCATCCGCGCCGCCAGAGTCGCGCACAAGCGGCTGGACTCGGACGACCAGCCGCCGGCCAAATGCGCCCGGCAGAGTTCCGAGGCGGGGGACACCCAGGGGCTCCTCGGCACCTCTCCCGGCTCCCCGGCCGGCCCGGTCTCAAACCCGCTCCCGGCGACCCACCAAGGGCCGTCTCGGATAGGATCGTTCCTGCTGCTTCCTCTGGCGGACCGGGAGAGCATGCACAGTGCGATGAACACCGACACCGGCGATGAGCTGCTGTGCAAG GTCTTTGATATGGGGGTATACCAGGAGAAGATCAGAGCCTACGGGATCCTGCCTGCCCACAGGAACGTGGCCAGCATCAGGGATATCATCCTTGGCGAATGCAAGGCCTACGTGTTCCTGGACAAAGACTTTGGGGACATGCACACCTTGGTGAAGAGCTGTCGTAGGCTGGACGAGGAGCACGCCTGCAAGCTCTTCCGTCAGGCGGTTCTGGCCGTGGCGCACTGTCACCAGGCTGGGATTGTGTTGGGTGACCTCAAACTACGCAAGTTTGTCTTCACCGATGAGAAAAG GACTCAGGTGAGACTAGAAAGCCTTGAGGACTGTCGCATCCTTGAAGACCCAAACAATGACTCCATGTCAGACACCCACGGCTGCCCTGCTTATGTCAGCCCAGAGATCCTCAGCGGCTCCGCACCTTATTCCGGCAAGATGGCCGACATGTGGAGCCTGGGGGTCATGCTGTACACCATGCTAGTTGGCCGTTACCCATTCCATGACCCAGACCCAGCCACACTGTTTTCCAAAATCCGCAGAGGACAGTGCTGTTTGCCAGAGGGCTTGTCGCCCAAGGCCAAGTGTCTGCtccagagcctgctgaggaaagaaCCCTGGGAGAGACTCACGGCGGCTGAGCTGCTCGCTCACCCGTGGTTCCACCAGCCGTCATTGTTGCAGGAAGCGGCAATgggagaacaggaagtgaactCGGCAGAACAGATGGTGCCATCCTTTGACATGAGAGAGGATGATAATCTGTTTTGTTGA